ACGAAGACTTTAATGTCTTATATCAGTTTACGAATAAAGTCGGGGGGATTGTCGATCGCACAATTGACCAGCCATTTTACGAAGATATGGATGCTTTCGTAGCAAAAATCCAAGGGATATCAATATTAGATCAAAAAACGACAAACCGAATTGGTGCAACAACGACAGTACACTTCCAAGGTTATCGGACTGAAGTCGAAAAACAAGAAGTTACTATGGAAGACTTGTTAAACGGAGACAACTTTTACAGCAAACAAATGAAATTAGAGTATGAAGCATGGAAAGAAATGAACGCGGATCAGGAAATTACTCAAGAAGAATACCAAACCGCTGCACTCAATACCCGGGCATTTGGATATGAATCTATTAAGGACGGTCAATTAAACAAAGAATTTTGGGTGAATATTGCCGCAGTCGTGGTCATTGTTGGTACCGCGCTTATCTGTCCACCTGCCGGTATCGCATTAGGTGCCGCATACGGTACGGCTGAACTCACATCGACCGTCACCGGGAAAGACTGGGTATCCGGCCGTGAACTCGATACGGGGGAGCGTGTATTGCGAGGGGTGCTTGCACCAATAGACATTCTCCCAGCGGCATCAGCCGTGAGGGGCTTTAGTGGTGCGGCTCGAACTACCCGTGCAGGAAGTAGTTTCAAAGACCTTGGCATTAACGTTAAAACAAACATGAAGCAAGTAGAAACAAAAGTCGTTCAAATTAATGATGCCGTGGTGACCGCCTCACAACAGGCGACCATGCGATTGAAAAATGCCAGCGCAGTTGTAAAAGAGCGTGTTAAAGAAATACCGAATAAAATTGCTAACCAGGCGATTGATGCCGCCAAAGTTGTTGATAAAACAGTTACCAATACGAAAACCATCCTTAATAATCTAACACCTGAACCTGCCCTTGTTGGCGGGGTTGTTAAACAGACAGCGGAAAACACGCATACCGTGGAAAATACGATGAGAAATATCGTGGGTCGGGTTCCGGGGGTTAATATTGGGGGACCGGGTGAGTTTGTTAAGAAATCTAATATTGCCGGGAAGTCCAATCTAGAAAATATAGAAGGATTTGTTAAGGGGACCAAAAAATTCGATGATGTTCTTGATGATTATGCCCTCATTTATGGGGATATTGTAAAGGCAAACAGGCCATGGTCATGGCAAGACGATTTTATTGGTAAATTAACAGCGAATCAAAGAAAAAGGATAAAAGAGCGTGCCTTGGAATTACATTCTGAGATACCTAAAATTGAAGTGAAAAAAGTAGAAGGGTTAAAATTTGGGTATGCCGATTTTAAAGGGGCAGATGTAGTACTGTTTGATGACGTATTACCAAGGGAATTATGGTTGGCGACAGATGATGTGCAGTTTAAATGGCTAAATAATAGGTTGCCGGGTAAGGTTCAACCTGAAGGAACAACTTGGCATCACTCTGAAGTAGATGGAAAGATGGAACTTGTACCATTCGGTATCCATAATATCACAAAGCACAATGGTGGAAGAACAAAAGGACATTGGGCAGATGCACCACGATAGAAAATTAAATCAGAGGTGAACGGGTTATGAAGATTGAAAATAATAGTATTATATTTCCTACGCCAGACGATAAATTAATAAGTAGGGTAGAAGAAAGCTTTGAAATTAAATTTCCAACAGATTTTATTGATTTTATTTTAAAGAATAACGGGGCTATTCCAATAACCAGGTTTTTCCGACACGGGTCTAATAGATATGTAGTAGATCGCTTTCTTTGTTTGCTGGATCAGCCAGGAGTAAATGATAAAGGTATGTATGATATAAAAGTCGTATTTAGCCAACTAGATGAAAGAATTATTTCAGATGGAGATGCTACTGGAGCTGAATTGGTACCTTTTGCAGCCCTATTTGCTGGAAATTTTGTATGCCTGGATTATAGTGAAAATAAAAAAGAACCAACGATTTGTATCTGGTATAACGAAGAATCGGATGAATTTGAAC
This window of the Sporosarcina pasteurii genome carries:
- a CDS encoding SMI1/KNR4 family protein, whose translation is MKIENNSIIFPTPDDKLISRVEESFEIKFPTDFIDFILKNNGAIPITRFFRHGSNRYVVDRFLCLLDQPGVNDKGMYDIKVVFSQLDERIISDGDATGAELVPFAALFAGNFVCLDYSENKKEPTICIWYNEESDEFEPVTEKIADNVSDFLGMLEE
- a CDS encoding HNH endonuclease; the encoded protein is MDVKYISADWEKMRSALKNVVGAGWGAGTIGELINLNKNLEKAEAGIAKYDSDGVISFSHLDRERTYKGLDEDFNVLYQFTNKVGGIVDRTIDQPFYEDMDAFVAKIQGISILDQKTTNRIGATTTVHFQGYRTEVEKQEVTMEDLLNGDNFYSKQMKLEYEAWKEMNADQEITQEEYQTAALNTRAFGYESIKDGQLNKEFWVNIAAVVVIVGTALICPPAGIALGAAYGTAELTSTVTGKDWVSGRELDTGERVLRGVLAPIDILPAASAVRGFSGAARTTRAGSSFKDLGINVKTNMKQVETKVVQINDAVVTASQQATMRLKNASAVVKERVKEIPNKIANQAIDAAKVVDKTVTNTKTILNNLTPEPALVGGVVKQTAENTHTVENTMRNIVGRVPGVNIGGPGEFVKKSNIAGKSNLENIEGFVKGTKKFDDVLDDYALIYGDIVKANRPWSWQDDFIGKLTANQRKRIKERALELHSEIPKIEVKKVEGLKFGYADFKGADVVLFDDVLPRELWLATDDVQFKWLNNRLPGKVQPEGTTWHHSEVDGKMELVPFGIHNITKHNGGRTKGHWADAPR